CGCCTGTTGGCCCTTCGCGACGTGTTGCGCCGCCACAGGACCTCGGTCGCAAACGGGGCATAGCGGAAGTTCACGGACAGCTGAGTGTTGCAGAGGGCGACGCTCGTGACCCAGAGCGGTCATAGAAGCCAATCCGGGCGGCAATGTAACCGGCTTGTCGCTTCAGGCGACCAATCTTGCGGGGAACCCCTGATTGTTGTGGTACTATTTCAGCGTCTCGCTCAAGAGGGACAGATACTTTCGAGAATGTTTTCAGGAGGGGAATGCCATGCGAAGCCATGCAATAGCCTTGCTGATCGCCATTTCCGCTACACCTTCTGCATTCGCGACCGAGTTGCCAAAGGAGGGCAGCTACGACTACACCGCGTGCTGGTCGGGCGTTAACAACACGATCACTTTCTCCAAAACCCACACCGCGTCTAGTTACGAAATGACGGGTAGCATCCTCAGCAATCCTCCCGGTGGCATGTTTGATAAGAATAGCTTCCGCTGCGTGGGGATGAATGCCTCGCTTGACGGGAAGTTCACGGGGGGCGCCGTATGCGAGAGCGTGGATGTGGACGGCGATAAACGCTTGTCAAGATTTTCGTTCGCGAGTGATGGAAGTCTCACCCGAGAAACTGTTGCAGGCACCGGCAAATACGAGGGCATGATGGTAACCGGCACAATCCATCCCTTGGGTCCGTTTCCGGTCGTGAAAGACGGAACGTTTCAGGACTGCAATCATCAAACCGGCACGTACAAGCTAAAGTGAGCCCGCAACGAGAATTAGCCGTCGCTGCTTTCCCTCAGCGGCGGCTTCGCGCAACCAAGAGTGCAAGTCGGCGGCACAAGGAAGATCGGGGCGGCCGCGTAGTTCGGCTGTTGGCCCTTCGCATCGTTTCGCGGGCGTGCAACAACTGGGTCGCTTTTAGGTCAGAGCGGACATCGAATGGCGGGCAGAACCGGCTGGCTCAGTCGAGAATGACCCATATGTATGGTCCGGCCGCGCGTTGCAAGAGGTTTCGGCAACCTGTCAGATGCGGTCTTGCATCAATGTATCCGGCCTCTGATTGGAGCGTGCTGTGCTCCGGGCCATCATGGATATCAGCACGCATTCGAGCTGATTAGCGGACAGGCCTCGAACGGGCCATTCGGGTCACCAGTGTTCGCATGCGCCGGGAAGACCGATCTTCCATCGTCGTCGCATCCTCTCGCAGACCTCGGCGGGTAAGGGATGTTGGTTACATCATCTCGATAGCTCCTCACTTCGCGCTGTTCCTTTGTTCGTGCCTGGCGGTCGTTCCTTCGTCCCGGCCTGCGCGCGCAGACGCGCCGCGCGCAAGGGGCCGTCAAGGCCGGCCGTCGTGCTGTCCTGACGTCTTGCTCTACGCTGCCAGGCTGCGCCTTGACGGCCCCGAGCACGGCGCGAGGATCGGCCAGGTCAGGACGCCGTCTCCTCAGCCTTGACGCACTCGAAGGCACGTCCTTTGTTGAGAACCGCCCAGGCGATCCGGGCGAGCTTGTTGGCGAGCGCAATCGCCAGCACGTTGTGATGCAATCGCTTCTTGGCAGCTTCGATCCAAGATTTGAGGCCGTAGCGCTCCCAGCACTTCACCCTGACCAGCACTACCCATGCGGCTTGGACGAACAGCGCGCGTAGGTAGCGATTGCCGCGCCTTGATATCTTGCCGAGGATCGTGCGGTCGCCGGTCGATATCTGCTTCGGCACCAGTCCAAGCCAGGCGCCGAAGTCGCGGCCTTTCGAGAACACGTCTCCACTGCCAATCGCGGCGACCATTGCACTCGAGATAAGCGGTCCAATGCCGGGCACTGTCATCAGTCGCTCGCAAGCCTTATCTTGACGAGCCAGCGTTTCGATCTCGCTAGACAGCCCCTCGATACGCGCATCCAGCCGGCGCCAGTCGCCCGCCAGATCCTCGATGATGCGTAACATGCGAGGCGAGAGCACATCGGTGCGCGTCGCGAGGATACCCGGCAACTCGGATCGCAGGGAATGCAGGCCTTGGCGTACGGCGATGCCCCGCTCCAGCAGAAACGCACGGATCTGATTGATGACGCCGGTACGCTGACTGACCAATCGATCGCGGACGCGGTGCAGCGCCTGAAGGTCGAGCTGATCGGCTGTCTTGGTTGCGACGAATTTCATGGTCGGGCGTTGGACAGCCTCGGCGATGGCTTCCGCATCTCGGAAGTCATTCTTCTGTCCTTTCGAATACGGGCGCACGTCTTTCGCCGGCATCAAGCGAGCGTCGTGGCCGAGCATTTGGAGCTTGCGACTGAGGTGATGCGCGCCGACGCAAGCCTCCATCCCGATCAAGCAGGGCGGGAAGTTGGCGAGCCGTCTTTCCACCTGGCTGCGTGACCACTTCTGCCGCAGCACGATGGCACCGCGGTGATCATGACCTACGAGGTGGAACGAGTTCTTGCCGATATCGATGCCGATCACGGCGACCGCTGTGTTGAGGTTCCGAGACATGGCGTGCTCCTTGACCTGAGCGCCCCTTGCCAGCTTCTCGCACTGGCGGGGCCGGAGCACGGCCGGACCATTCCATTCTGATGTCCCCAGTCAAGCACACAGCGCACGGTTTTCTCATCTCCACGAGGACTCATCGTGAAGTTCTTGCGCCGATGGATCGTGCAGAGGAGAAGGCGGGACCCAAAGACGTCGGTGAACAGGCTCTGATGCGCGGGTTGGATACCGCATTTCCGTTTTTTCGTCTGGGGCTGTCCTGGTCTAGCGTCGGGCGTCGATCGGATGATCGGCCACATAATGGGTTTCAGGATTTCCCCTGCCGTGGTCCCACCTTCACCTCTGCACGATTGATGTCTGCGACTACCCCTGATCCTGATTGCAACAAAAGGGGGCTGTGGGCCGGTCGAGCGCACCTCACGACTCGAGCGGTCCACAGCCCCCAACGACGTTACGCCTGTCGAGGTGGCATGAGCTCGCGATTGATTGCCCAAATGAAGGCGGATAGCTCTCGGGCAATCGCCGTGACGATTACGGTTCGCCGCTTGCCCTTCCGCTCGAGTGAGCGGAAGCGTCCGCACAATCTGGTTTGCGCTTTCCACGCAATCTCTCGCGCGCGTCTCGGTGCGGCCTCCACCTTTGGCTGCTTGTCTCGGCTCACGCGCGGCGGATATCGATAGCTCCAGGCCGCCTCCACAAGAATACGTCGCGCCCGCCCATTACCGGCTTTGGTGATGCCGCCTCGCTTGACCTTGTCACCAGTCGAGTTTTCCGTGGGCACCAGACCCAGATAGCCCATCAGCTCGCGCGGATTTTGAAAGCGGGAGAGATCACCGATCTCGGCCAGCACCCCCACAGCCGCAATGAGATCAATCCCCCGCATCGCCTGCAGGGCCGCGACAACCTCGGCAAGCGACCACTCGGCCACCACCTCGCGGATGGCATCCTCCAAACGCTCCATCCGCTCACTTTCCTGGCGTATCCCCTCAAGTAACTCTTCGAATGCGATGCGCTGCTCGCGATGCTCGAGCTTCTGCGACATCAGCCATCTCATGTGGGCTGGTCCCCACGTTGTCTTGCCCGGATAGATGCGTCCCAGCCGCAGCATCAATGACGAGATCTGTTGACGCTTGCCCTGGAGGTCCTTCTTTACTGCCTGACGGGCGCGCGAGAGATCGCGCATAGCCTCATGGCGCTCGTCCGGCACCCACACCGCGGTGAGCTCGCCCGCGCGCAACAGCTTGGCGAGGCTTACCGCATCGCGCCGGTTCGTCTTCACTCGATCGCCGGCCTTCTTCGGAACGAGCGAGGGAGCCACCACCAGGCAGTCATGGCCGAGGCTCTTGAGCAGTCTGTAGAGGCCATATCCTGTCGGCCCTGCTTCGTAGCAAAATGTCAGATGACAGCATTTCGCTGCAAGCTTTGCCACCAGCTTTCGGATCGTTGCCTCCGTGGCAGAAAACTCCCCGAGATATCGTACCTCGCCGCCACGGCCGCCTTCGGCAATGGCTATTGCATTGCGCGATTTTGACGTATCGATTCCGACAAAGACCTCGGTATGATGACCCACGACTCGCCCTCCTTGTTTGAGGCTCTGCCCGGTCCATCCAGGCAACCCTCGTCGCAACATCGAAGGTGAGTCGCCTCATTTTGTGGAGGGGACATACAGTCTAGCGGACAACGTCCTCACGCACCTTGATGACCCACTTCATTGTGAGATCCTTCGTCATCTCGACGCTGGACGGCTCGGTCCCACACATGTAGGTAGTCATCGGAGCACTCTACCATGGGTCGTGTCTAATGGCCGATGCTGCTAAAGTTCTTAGGGATGGGCTTGCCGCTTTCAACAACAAGGATTTGACTACGGCGGAGCGCTTATTCAAGCGCGTCATTAAGGCCGATCCATCGAATGCTGCGGCTCTCAATCTGATAACTGTCACTATGATGGCCACCGGGCGCTTTGCTGAAGCGCAGCCGTACATCGAGAGGGCAACGTCGATAAATCCGAGTTCCGACGTCTCGTTTTACAACTACGGAATTATCTTGAAGCACCTGAACAGTCCCAGACAAGCGCTGGAAAAGTTCACCAAGGCCCTCGCTCTCAATCCAAACGTTGCCGCGACCTGGAACAACAGAGGAGCCACATATAACGACCTTGGCGAGCACCACGCTGCGTTAAGGGATTTCGATAAAGCGATATCGCTGAACCGTGCTTACGCGGAGGCTTATACAAATCTGGGCAACACGCTTGTAATGCTGAAGCGTTCCTTGGATGCCGTTGTTGCTTACCAGAAGGCGCTATCGATAAACCCTCGCCTAGCAGAAGCCTTGTTTGGCCTAGGGAACAGCTTTTACGACCTCAATCGGTATGACGAAGCCTTCCACGCCTATGATGGTGCGTTTTCAATCAATCCCCACTTGAGCGACGTCGAAGGTGCGCGGCTCCATACGAAAATGCGTCTTTGCGATTGGAACGCCTTAGAAGTGGACCTCAATCGGCTGACGGCGTCGATCCGGTCGGGCAAGCCAGTTTGCGGCCCGTTCGCATTGCTCTCACTCACGGACTCTCCGGAAGACCATCTCAGTTGCGCCCGAGCGTGGACGACAAAACGGCACCCTAGCGCATCTAAGCCGATGGCGCGCGGCGGCCCCCTTCACCACGAAAAGATTCGTCTAGCTTATGTCTCAACGGATTTCCGCGAACATGCTACCGCACACCTCATTTCAGAACTATTCGAGTCGCATGACAAGACAC
The DNA window shown above is from Bradyrhizobium sp. ISRA464 and carries:
- a CDS encoding IS110 family transposase; its protein translation is MGHHTEVFVGIDTSKSRNAIAIAEGGRGGEVRYLGEFSATEATIRKLVAKLAAKCCHLTFCYEAGPTGYGLYRLLKSLGHDCLVVAPSLVPKKAGDRVKTNRRDAVSLAKLLRAGELTAVWVPDERHEAMRDLSRARQAVKKDLQGKRQQISSLMLRLGRIYPGKTTWGPAHMRWLMSQKLEHREQRIAFEELLEGIRQESERMERLEDAIREVVAEWSLAEVVAALQAMRGIDLIAAVGVLAEIGDLSRFQNPRELMGYLGLVPTENSTGDKVKRGGITKAGNGRARRILVEAAWSYRYPPRVSRDKQPKVEAAPRRAREIAWKAQTRLCGRFRSLERKGKRRTVIVTAIARELSAFIWAINRELMPPRQA
- a CDS encoding IS110 family transposase translates to MSRNLNTAVAVIGIDIGKNSFHLVGHDHRGAIVLRQKWSRSQVERRLANFPPCLIGMEACVGAHHLSRKLQMLGHDARLMPAKDVRPYSKGQKNDFRDAEAIAEAVQRPTMKFVATKTADQLDLQALHRVRDRLVSQRTGVINQIRAFLLERGIAVRQGLHSLRSELPGILATRTDVLSPRMLRIIEDLAGDWRRLDARIEGLSSEIETLARQDKACERLMTVPGIGPLISSAMVAAIGSGDVFSKGRDFGAWLGLVPKQISTGDRTILGKISRRGNRYLRALFVQAAWVVLVRVKCWERYGLKSWIEAAKKRLHHNVLAIALANKLARIAWAVLNKGRAFECVKAEETAS